Genomic segment of Bacteroidales bacterium:
CTTCTTTTTCCAACAAATCAGATATTTCAAAATGAACATCATGTAATTGCAATGATATTTCAGCAGCCTTTGCCGACCATTTTTCAAAACAATTCAGGTCGGGAAATAAAAAGATTTTACGCTCATGAAGGCATTTGCACTTAGCAGCAGAAAGGTTTGTCAGACTTCCGACTGCCAACCAAATGAATTCAGGAAAATAGACAGAAGCGATCATCGCAGTCTTTTCGCTTTCGACAATAGCAACCGGACTATTTATGTCAGAGGCCAGCAAGTGTTCGCCGAAAAAACACTGCTGCAAGTTGTAATTTTTTAGTTTCAGGGCCTTATGTGCCCAAAAAATATGATTGAAGGATTCTTTAATGCGCCTGCCGGTTTCAGGATTATAAAGCATAATTTTACCAGTTCTGATTCTGCCTTCCCCATCAATCTGCCAAAATACGGTAGCACCGGGCCAATGATTTGATGTTCCTAGGTGATATCGGTGAATAAGATTATTCACAGTATCTTTATCAAACAAGGTTAAAAGAAAATGGACAAAATTGTTTTTATGGTATGCTGATAAACTTAGTTTATAGGTAACATAGGGGATAAATGAAATTTCTTTAGCAGAATTATTGGACGGAGATATAACAACTCTATGAGTATTCGATTTACATTTATGATTCTCAAATGTCGTGCTATCATTACTTTTATAGCCGTCTTTATATGGATTCAGGAAATAGCCACAATTTATCTCCCGGTCACAACGACCATAAATTTCAGGTAAGTACTCCCCTATTTCTGTGTTGAAATAACGAACGAACCTCTTTTTACCACAAGCCGGGCAGTCAAATTTTTTGCTACTGTTGTCTAGTTTATAAACAAATTCATCCATAGGTGAAAAAAGTGAAAAAGGTGAAGAGTGTACAAAAACATTTTTAAAAATTATCAAGCTGCCTTGTTACAAATACTACGTTTCCAATATTTTTCTTTTCTACAATATACCCAGAACAGGTAAGACGTAGAGAAAACTTGTGTTTGCTTACGGGTTTTAAACCATCATCAAAACAAAATGACCGATATGAACTGTAAAGGTCTCTCAGTGGTGTATAATCATCAGGATTGTTAATGTA
This window contains:
- a CDS encoding DUF6371 domain-containing protein, with translation MIIFKNVFVHSSPFSLFSPMDEFVYKLDNSSKKFDCPACGKKRFVRYFNTEIGEYLPEIYGRCDREINCGYFLNPYKDGYKSNDSTTFENHKCKSNTHRVVISPSNNSAKEISFIPYVTYKLSLSAYHKNNFVHFLLTLFDKDTVNNLIHRYHLGTSNHWPGATVFWQIDGEGRIRTGKIMLYNPETGRRIKESFNHIFWAHKALKLKNYNLQQCFFGEHLLASDINSPVAIVESEKTAMIASVYFPEFIWLAVGSLTNLSAAKCKCLHERKIFLFPDLNCFEKWSAKAAEISLQLHDVHFEISDLLEKEAAISDRAGGLDLADYLIRFDYHEINVSYGLPVFYPPEKAKIISVPPSEKREKSDNVKTNFINPIVNKPKPEPWDLSEIETFFASHKLPTHPIRLNPWTLIVDSALFVSSNLEFVRHNNGNPKFRLYYDGLVDLRNILLSSV